A section of the Canis lupus baileyi chromosome 5, mCanLup2.hap1, whole genome shotgun sequence genome encodes:
- the ADGRG3 gene encoding adhesion G protein-coupled receptor G3 yields the protein MVTPRTLGVLLLSLLLLRASGMENSKKELRKEPEQPRNVCLGLINKGRYESFHLGNTAKCFSKCTQSNTEDCDLENLQRYWLKFEDHLVESQSGIVNMSFLKAAVQNVNTNISEDLLFSLTPSQVPRQMTEDEHDHPDRVRLPRSLFESLQGNRSEVWLAITILDIGPGNLFKGAQLSPEDSSHVLNNRLVGLSLGHIPVGPLVEPLEITFSHQHLPTNMALSCVFWDVTKGSTGHWSSTGCSTELRAKRTICRCNHLTFFALLLRPILDQATVQALVRISRAGCGASMIFLASTVILYAALRFYRQRFKSEDAPKIHVALSISLFLLNLAFFINVERDRVPLDTVCWIQGAIFHYFLLCTFTWMGLEAFHLYLVVIKVFNTYFGHYFLKLSLVGWGLPALIVIGTGSANSYGRYAIYDKMNGTTLQLCWFHEKTALSALYITVHGYFLVTFLFSAVVLGLVAWKIFTLPSATVGREQGLNWKGVLTVLGLSSLVGVTWWLAILTPLGLSTIYVFALFNSLQGVFIFCWFATLYFPSRGTMSSSSGTARVDQVHTTSHE from the exons GTATGGAAAATTCTAAGAAGGAACTGAGGAAAGAACCTGAGCAACCGAGAAATGTCTGCCTGGGGCTCATCAATAAGGGCCGGTATGAATCTTTCCACCTGGGGAATACTGCTAAGTGCTTTTCGAAGTGCACGCAGTCAAACACTGAAGACTGTGACCTGGAAAACTTGCAAAG GTACTGGCTGAAATTTGAGGACCATCTGGTGGAGAGTCAGTCGGGCATAGTGAATATGTCTTTTTTGAAGGCTGCTGTCCAGAATGTCAACACCAACATCTCAGAAGACCTGCTCTTCTCTCTGACGCCTTCCCAG GTTCCAAGGCAGATGACAGAGGATGAGCATGATCATCCCGACAGAGTCCGGCTGCCCAGGAGCCTCTTTGAATCCCTGCAGGGCAACAGGTCGGAAGTCTGGCTGGCCATCACCATCCTGGACATCGGTCCGGGGAATCTCTTCAAG GGGGCCCAGCTCAGCCCGGAGGACAGCAGCCACGTGTTGAACAATCGCCTGGTGGGCTTGAGTTTGGGCCATATACCTGTTGGCCCACTGGTTGAGCCTTTGGAGATCACCTTCTCCCACCAGCACCTACCCACT AACATGGCCCTCAGCTGTGTATTCTGGGATGTGACTAAAG GGTCGACAGGACACTGGTCTTCCACGGGCTGCTCCACGGAGCTCAGAGCCAAGAGGACCATCTGCCGCTGTAACCATCTGACCTTCTTTGCTTTGCTGCTG AGGCCGATCTTGGACCAGGCCACCGTGCAAGCCCTCGTTCGCATTTCCCGGGCTGGCTGTGGAGCCTCTATGATCTTCCTGGCCTCCACTGTCATCCTCTACGCTGCCCTAAG GTTCTACCGGCAGAGGTTCAAGTCAGAAGATGCCCCCAAGATCCACGTGGCCTTGAGCATCAGCTTGTTTCTCCTGAATCTTGCCTTCTTCATCAACGTGGAGCGTGACCGTGTGCCCTTGGATACCGTCTGCTGGATCCAAGGGGCCATCTTCCACTACTTCCTACTCTGCACCTTCACCTGGATGGGCCTAGAAGCCTTCCACCTCTACCTGGTGGTCATCAAGGTCTTCAACACCTACTTTGGGCACTACTTCCTGAAGCTGAGCCTCGTGGGCTGGG GCCTGCCCGCCCTAATCGTCATTGGCACCGGGAGTGCCAACAGCTATGGCCGCTATGCCATCTACGACAAGATGAATGGTACCACACTGCAACT GTGCTGGTTCCATGAGAAGACGGCTCTCTCTGCCCTCTACATCACTGTCCATGGCTACTTCCTTGTCACCTTCCTCTTCAGCGCTGTGGTCCTGGGCCTGGTGGCCTGGAAGATCTTCACTCTGCCAAGTGCCACagtgggcagggagcaggggctgaACTGGAAGGGCGTCCTCACTGTGCTGGGCCTCTCAAGCCTCGTGGGTGTGACCTGGTGGCTGGCCATCCTCACGCCCCTGGGCCTGTCCACCATCTATGTCTTTGCCCTGTTCAACTCCCTGCAAG GTGTCTTCATCTTCTGCTGGTTTGCCACGCTCTACTTTCCAAGCCGTGGTACCATGTCCTCTTCTTCTGGCACTGCCCGAGTCGACCAGGTCCACACCACGTCGCACGAATAG